One Mus pahari chromosome 21, PAHARI_EIJ_v1.1, whole genome shotgun sequence genomic window, ACCAATTTAGtgaacatcatttatttttaaacatcacTGTCAAGGGTTGACTTTCTTGACATTATGGTGTAACATTGTTCTCTACAAACTCTGCCTCACTCCTGGCTTAGCCTGGGATGCATGTGGCTGTGGCAGCTAAGGAATTGGTTATAGAGGTGCTTCAGCCCCTAACCCCACCCcatccatgtagcccaggctgacctggaattttaTGGATGGATGGCCaggacagcttttttttttttttttttgagacagggtttctttgtgtagccctggctgtcctggaactcactctgtagaccaggctgacctcaaactcagaaatctgcctgtctctgcctcccaagtgctgggattaaaggcgtgcaccaccactacctggctcattttattttattctttttttacatttttttaatgacttatttattttatgtatatatgtgctctatctgcatgtacaccttcgttccagaagagggcatcatagatggttgtgaaccatcatgtggttgctgggaattgaactctggactcctggaagaacagccaatgagtgctcttaaccactgaaccatctctccagcccccccaccTCATTTTCAAATGTTCACAGTTAACCCCCACAAGGTCAGCCAGaccagcctcaaacttgtgatcccaCTTTTTCCGTTCCTGGGCATGGGGCTGCTTCATGTGGCTCACAGTTCAGGTCTTCACATCTGTCAGATTCTCCTAACTCAGCCCTCTGCGCTCTGCTTCCTCATAGCGGCCAGCggtctcttccttccccttgtcTGTTTGCTCTCCCTGTCTGCTGAGTCTCTGTGCTGATCTGAATAGGACACTGATGTTTATTTGCATGTGTACCTCTTTTTGCTATACTAGAATGCTTGTCTTTGAGCCACACTTAAGAAGCCAGCTCTTACCCTCCAGATTGCTACTGAAAGTACCTTAAAGGGCTGGCAAGTGAGAGCTTGTCccgcttgctgccaagcttgagaACCTGAACTGGATCCCAGGACATGGTAGCCAACAACAGTCTTTCAGGATTCTGACAGCCTCTTCTTGGCCTCCACTGGTCTCGCATGTGCATGGTGAACACATCTGACCTTAGAACGCCATTTCACCTCATGTTGTCTGCCTTCCCCCATGTGGAGCATTAGTTTAAAATCGGGCCCAGATGAAACATTTACAGCTGCACTCAGTAAACAGCTCGCTCCTCCCGACAAGtgtccctctcttttcttccaggTCCCAGCTCTAACTGGAAGGCCgagccactactgcctggcctgTCTTGTTCTTAAGAGTCTCTTTGCCatcagggtgtggtggtgcacacctttaatccaggggcttgggaggcagaggcagatggatctatgTGAAATTGAGGCCAAtcctgagcaagttccaggacagcgggggcttcacagagaaaccctgtctctaaaaagaaaaaaaaaaaaaaagaaaacaaaacaaaagaaaaaagactctgtcttttttttctcaacagCGGCCACCTTTGTTGGAAGTGAAGAGGAACATCGAGCTGAAGCCAAGCCTGGTCAAGCACTCCTCCCAACTGCCCCTGTCAGCAAGCAGGCTCAAGAGGGGTCCTGGCCAGATGGAGGATGCCTCGGAGCCTGCAAAGGTGAGAGATGTTTTGAATGCATAGAGTAAGAAAGGCGGGGAGGGATACAGACCGGTCACTATGGAAACCCATCTTCAATCTCTCCCCAGAAACGGGCACGAGGCATGGCTGCAGTGACCAAAGTTGACACATCCCGTCCCAGAGGACCACTCCTTAGCACAGTGTCACAGACCCAGGGCCACACTGCAGGTgggctgtgggggtgggtgggaccaAGGGTGTGGAGATGTACTggtctctccctcttttctttccatctgtgtttgtttctgagtGGATAATCCCCTTGCACTTAGTTCAGAACTCCAAAGGCACAAAGGTTGTTCGGTGGCGTTCGTACTTGCCGCCTCTTGTCTGGGACGCCTGGTTCTTCCAGGCTGCTGTGCTTGCTAGGGAAGAGCCTGAGTAGACGAGTGTGAGGGAGCAAGTGTGAACTGCTAACAGCACACTTCGTGCACAGCACGGCCGGCTTAGGCTGCTCAGGCTTTTCACTCATTCACTATGAGCATAGTGAGTTGTTCCTGGTCCTAGATGGGCGTTAGGAGCTGGCCAGACACTGTAAGGACAAGGACAGGAGAgtcacttatttcttttttttttttctttttaaagatttatttatttattatatgtaagtacactgtagttgttttcagacacaccagaagagggcatagatctcatgacggatggttgtgagccatcatgtggttgctgggatttgaactcaggacctttggaagagcagtcagtgctcttaaccgctgagccatctctccagccccacttatttcttttatgtatatgagtacacttctgttctcttcagactcatcagcagagggcatcagatcccactaaacatggttgtgagccaccaaatgcttgctgggaattgaacttaggacgtctggaagagcagtcagtgctctttacctctgagccagctctcctgcccccAAGGAGAGTCATCTTGTTTCCAACCCTTTAACGTACATACATGCCATTGCATGCCACCTAAGTAAGTGTTGTACCATCTCGTTTTTCCCATCCTCGGACAGCTCAGAAAGGCCCTAAGAAGACAGGACCTCGTGGGTGCTCTACTGTTGGTACAGGTAATAGTGCTTAAGCTGCGCTGGCCAGGGAGGGCTCTGGTCCATGTAACGACAGTGGTGATGGAGGGGCTCTGGTCCTACAAGTCTTTTAGGGGAGGGCTCGTGTTGGGATCACGTCTAGGAACTTGCACATTAGGAAACAAAGCCCTTGAgtctgatgttttaaaaaaaatttttgttttgtttttttgagacagggtttctctgtatagccctggctgtcctggaactcagaaatcccctttcctctgcctcctgagtgctgggattaaaggcatgagccaccacgcctggcttgttttaaaatgtttatttttttattattttactttatgtgtatgtacctgaacacacacacgcatgcacgcacgcacgcacgcacgcgcactggatcctctggagctagagtttcaGTGGCATGAGTCTCCTGACAAAAATGATGGGATCCAGGTCTGAGGTCTgtgagagcagcaggtgctcagCCTGCTCACAGCTTTGTGGGGTTTCATGGTTTTTCACTGTGGCTCACATCAGCCTCCTAGGGCTCGGTTACAGGTGTGTCCTATGTCCAATTTGTCCAGCCTTTAACTCCATGTCCATTCTACTTCTCTAGTGCTGAGGAACCAGAAGCCAGCTCCCGCTGCTCCTGCCCAGAAGCCTGCCAGTAGGTGACATAtaaaccttggggggggggtgcctagGAAGCGTCATCTTCTATCTTCCTGTCAGGAGATGAAAGAGGTAGCTGAGGGATGGAGACTGAAGGGCAGAAGGCCAAGGCTCCTGACCTGTGTTTGCCCCTTGCGTGCCCATGTTAGCATCCACTGCTCCCGTGGTAGGGAAGAGACCTGGCAAACGCCCTGCCTGGGACCTGAAGGGCCAGTTGTGTGACCTCAATGAAGAGTTGAAACGCTATCGGGAGAAGACCCAAACGCTGGACCAGGAGAACCGAGGGCTTCGGGAGCAACTCAGAGAAGTCCAGGAGCAGGCCACGACCCTGGGGACAGAGCGGAACACCCTGGAAGGGGAGCTGGCCAGTGTTCGCACCCGAGCTGAGCAGGACCAGCAGAGACTGGAGACGCTGAGTGCCCGTGTCTTGGAGCTGGAGGAATGTCTGGGTACCACGGAAAGGCTGGTTCAGGAGCTTCAGAGAGAGCAGCTGCAATTGCAGGAGGAGCGGAACACACTGAGCACTCAACTGGAGGAGCGGGAGGTAAGGCCAGCCTCACCGGTGACCCTCCCTAGCAGAGTCCACGCCTCTCTTCAGGCTCCCCTGAAGCCTCAGTAGGCCTGCTCTCTCCAGCAGGGTGTCTGCACTGGGCCTGAGCAGCTCCTCACACTGCTGCCCTCGCCCCTCActctgtccctcttcccaagtgtgtgAGCTCTGCTGAGTACCAGGAGGCTGCGTGGTGTGGCGTGGCTGCCTCTCAGGCACTTGGGAAGAGCATGTCCGCCTTGCCTAGCTCACTCCTGTGTCTTAGTGTTGCTCTGAGAGAGCTTCCTAGATGTCCCCTTTCActcctcctagtgctgggactttgttttcttctctttctctccttggcACCAGGGCTGGCAGTTACTGAGACTCACACCTCTGGCTGGGCCAGCCAGGTCCcaggctctccctccctctgaccctcacactgggattacatgcacacacagccaggcctagcttcttctttttttataatttatttattattatacataggtacactgtaactgacttcagacgcaccagaagagggcatcagatctcattaccggtggttgggagccaccatgtggttgctgggatttgaactcaggaccttcagaagagcagtcagtgctcttacccactgagccatctccccagccccaggtctagcttctttttctcttttaaaccaTGGGTGGTAGGAATTGTAACTTAGGTCCTTCTGCTTTTACATCAAGTGTAAGATTACTGAGATCTCTGAAGACCATgggacaccccaccccaccccctactgTCTTACCTCTTTCTTTCCCAGACTGCAAAGTCCCTGTGCCCCATCTTGGCACAAGACTTCCCCTAACTGTTTGCATCtcaccctctgtctctctgctctgaaCAGAGGAGGTTTCAGGCCGCAGAAGCAGCTCTGTCAAGCAGCCAAGAAGAGGTGGTGTGTCTTCGGCAGAAGACTGAAGCCCAGGTGACCTTACTGGCTGAGCAAGGAGACCGGCTCTATGGGTTAGAGATGGAGCGGCGACGACTCCACAACCAGCTGCAGGAACTGAAGGGCAATATCCGGGTGTTCTGCCGCGTGCGCCCTGTCCTCGCAGGGGAATCCACTCCATCTCCTGGCTTCCTCGTGTTTCCTCCTGGCCCTGCTGGACCCTCTGATCCCCCAACTCGCCTTAGCCTCTCACGGTCTGACGATCGGCGCTCCACCCTGACTGGGGCTCCGGCACCCAGTACCCGTCATGATTTCTCCTTTGATCGGGTGTTCCCACCAGGAAGCAAACAGGAGGAAGTGTTTGAGGAGATCTCCATGCTTGTCCAGTCAGCACTGGATGGCTACCCTGTGTGCATTTTTGCCTATGGACAGACAGGCAGTGGCAAGACCTTCACTATGGAAGGTGGGCCTAGGGGAGACCCCCAATTGGAAGGACTGATCCCTCGGGCCATGCGGCATCTGTTCTCTGTGGCCCAGGAGATGAGTGGCCAGGGCTGGACATACAGTTTTGTGGCGAGTTACGTAGAGATCTACAATGAGACCGTTCGAGACCTGCTAGCAACTGGGACCCGCAAGGGACAAGGGGGCGAGTGTGAGATTCGTCGGGCAAGCCCAGGGAGTGAGGAGCTTACTGTCACCAATGCACGATATGTCCCTGTTTCCTGTGAGAAAGAGGCAAGTAGGAACTGAGCCAGAGGAGTGGGCAGAAGCTCAGCAGGGACGGGGATGGGCTGGGAGGGTGGGCTGGGAGGGTGGGCTGCGAGGAGGAGTGGAGAGGGTTGACACACTCTGCCAGGTGAGTCTCGGGGCTCACTTCCTGCTGTTAACACTGCCAGTTCACCCAGCCAGGCTGCTTACCTGACTGCTGACTCGGGGCTCCTAGGAGCTAGCTGCTCCGTTGTGCCTCTGGAGGTCGTCGGGCAGTGAGGCCTCTCGGGTTGTctgtccttttattctttttgagagCATTgcactgtagccctggctgccttagTTAGAACTCAAGACAGACCTGTCTCAGCCTCCGGATTGCTGGGACTATAGGCCTAAGCCACTACACCTGGCCTTACAAGAACCCTGGAGATGCTCCCTCTGTATCTCAAGGAGATTTTTGAACATCTAGTTCTTgtcctcagcttcccaagcagCTGGATTACAGGCTTGTATGTTAAGACCCAGTCTGGGTTCTGTCTAAATGTGCACACACTAACTAATTCTGCTGCTCTGTGGTTTTGCTCCAGAAGGGCAAGGACACATCTCGCCAGCATGTCCTAGCTCTGACTGCCTATCTGTTAATCCCATCCCTAGGTGGAGGCTCTGCTCCATTTGGCTCACCAGAACCGGGCTGTGGCCCGCACTGCCCAGAATGAGAGATCATCACGCAGTCACAGTGTGTTCCAGCTGCAGATTTCTGGAGAACATGTAGCTCGGGGCCTGCAATGTGGCGCTCCCCTCAACCTTGTGGACCTAGCTGGGAGTGAGCGGCTAGACCCTGGCATACCCCTAGGCCCTGGGGAGCGTGATCGTCTTCGGGAAACACAGGCCATTAACAGCAGTCTGTCTACACTGGGACTGGTCATAATGGCCCTGAGCAATAAGGTAGGAATGGATGTATGGGCAGGTAAGGTGAGGGGGCCATGGCGTAACTGTGAGAATCCTGCTGTGTCCTAACTGACTGTGCCCTTAACCCTCCAGGAGTCTCACGTGCCTTACAGAAACAGCAAGCTTACCTATCTGCTGCAGAACTCTCTGGGTGGCAGTGCCAAGATGTGAGTAGAAGGGAAACATTGAAAGGACtataagggggctggagagatggttcagcagttaagagcactgactgcttttccagagatcctgaattcaaatcccagaaaccacatggtggctcacaaccatctgtaatgggatcagatgccctctgctggtgtgtctgaagacagctagagtgtacttaaatagataaaaataaatcttaagagcCAGGCtaggtgtcacacgcctttaatcccagcacttgggaggcagaggcaggctgatttctgagttcgaggccagcctggtctacaaagtgagttccaggacagccagggctatacagagaaaccctgtctcgaaaaaaataaataaaaaaaatcttaaaggaaCTACAGTCTGAAGACGAGGAGGAGAGAGATAACTGTATATGTGCTTGGCAGACCACTGATGTGGGCTTGGATCCTTTTCTTTCCACAGGCTCATGTTTGTGAATATTTCTCCTCTGGAAGAGAATGTCTCCGAGTCTCTAAATTCACTACGTTTCGCTTCCAAGGTACAATGACTATTCTGCATAGTTTTCTATTCTTGTGACAAGACATTGTGACCAAAGAACTTAAGAGTTTATTGGggacttatagtttcagagggttagagtccatgactatcatggTAATGGAACAAggcagtaggcaggcaggcagggaaggttggagcagtagctgaagcCCACATCTTGAGACCcaaccatgaggcagagagactggGAGTTAAATGCATTCAGAGCCCCTCCTCCCCGCAAACACACATACCCTTCTCTgggaaggccacacctcctaatcctctccAAACAGTCTCCACTTCTCTCCACCAACTGGGGCCTGAGTATTCAGTACATGAGCCTATGTATGGGGCCATTCTTCTGTGAACCATCACATCTGCCCACACTGTCAGGACTCCTGGCTGCTTAGCAGCATCTCCATCATGCCTCCTGTTGAAGCTAGGGCACATCTATCCAGAAAGAATTTAAACTTGCTAGGCATCTTGGGTACTGCCCACCTGATTCCATTTTTAACTGCTGGCATTTGAATTAATATGTTTAGAAGAAATAACCAGTCAGGACTGTATTACAAGAAGCAGTTCTGTCCGTGCTCTGAGACCTCTCCTGTCTGTGTGCTCTTGTCCCTTGCTGCTTTGCTCTTCAGAACGGCCCGAAGATTACTCCCACCGCACTGGGGTTGCAAGTTACTTTTAGTTCTGTGTAGGACTCTACCAAAGTGTCCTCTCCAGTGCCCACTGCTGGGCTGGTGCATTTCCACCTTGTTCTGATTGCAGACAAGGCTCCCAGGACACCTTTGTGTATTTTCCAGTTACATCTGTCATGCGAAGTGTGCCTTGGAATGGAATTGCCAGAACAAAGGACTTGTACAGAGTTTTGAAATTTTCCCAAACAGACATTGGAATTCTAAACCTCACTAGGGCTAGACAGTACCCATGACCTCCTCTATTGTAGGCGTGAGCAGGCCTCAGGTTCAATACTATCTACCTTGGTGGGTCATTtttctcctggtttccccttctccTGCAGGTAGAAGAACTTTTTGAGCTCTGACTTAACTTGGTGTCTGATCATGACTGGATGCCCTCTTCCAGGCAGGGTGGTCAGGCATGTTAACACCTCCACCGAGCTGCCTGGAAAATTACTTGGCCTGTTTATCACCTGTCAGGGCTTAAACCGGGTCCTTGTCACAGTAAGCACGAGCTATGTGACTAGCCTAATTTCTCAAAGCTAATGAGCAGGTTTGAGCCATATATGGTAGCACACATTTTTTGTCCCAGTACTTGGTGGGCTGAggctgtaagttcgaggccaccctggtctgcagagtgagctccaggccggCCAGGGTGACTTAGATACTGTCTCTAAAAGGAGGTGGGGGACAGCTTTAAAGTGTTTTACAGGTTCCACagatggctcggtggctaagGGCActtgccgctcttgcagaggacccgagccCCACCCAGCCTGACACCCTGACATCTAGCTCTAGTTCTAGGGACTGCTACTGCAGGCGCCAGGCACCCTGCATATAAAAGAAGTGAATCGTAAGTTACTCGTGTGTGCTTAGAGGATAACTTGTAGGATTGCAGggcttgtttctctccttccttgtggcCTAGAGATCTGACTTAGGTGGTCATGTCATCACATTTGATGGCAAGCATCCTGAGCTAGTTTGCTGCCCCTAGCCCTAACATCCTATATGTTAATGTCAGCCCTGTATGGGGCAGGAGGGATGTTAAGTCGGCTTCTCATGCTTtttacgatttatttatttttattttatgtgtattggtgttttgcctgcatgtatgtttgaagGTACCAGATCACCTAGAAttagagctacaggcagttgtgaactgtgatgtaggtgctgggaattgaacccagatcctctggaagagcagccagtgctcttaactactgagccatctctccagttcctaaatataacttttattctcctgttgtCTCTGGGATTTACTGCCCCCGTCTGCTAACCTGGTCCTggccctggaagcttctagctttccttcagtctaatccaggcctagaatgttttcagctccTGAGACTTAATTCTGAActttggctggttcaactcagctgtgcTGGCTGAAACTCCTCTCTCAGATGACTGATGAATCTGACTtccctcagcttctcctgaatggctctgcttggcctcatactaactctggcaatctgttctaatcttctgtctccttctcattctctggctcctctgtcttcacctgtgtccagcttgttctctctctgcaccaTCTCTGCATAACTGTCGCAGTAAAACTGCCtttctccacttctctctctgcactgccctcTTAAGTagcccctcttcctctctgttctcctgagtcgggcagatcctattctgtcaagtctttctctgatgtgtcactttgtctgccactcaatgagacatcactttcaaacaaactttaccttcattgtttgagattaaaagAGTGTACTAAGGGTGAGTGCatcccagccagagggattagaggtgtgtgcaaaggctgagccacacctcaACTAAACAGGTTCTTTTCAGTAAACCACACAATCTGTGGGTTCATAGAGTGATGAAGTAGCCTGCGACGCTGATctacctccccctcccaagtgctggaggtAGTGCCGCTTCCCTGGCCATGCTTGTGATGTCCACTTCAGCCACCTCAGAAGGTCTGTGTGTCAGGTTTGGCTACTGTGGCCATTCCTCTCACTTGGAGGAGATGGGTCTGTTTGCTGGGAATCCTTGTTTACTGTACTGTGTTGTGGGGCCATGCCTCATGTAGCTGTGTTTATTTGAGGTAGAATGTCTCTGCCCTGATAGTACACCATATTCAGACTCTGGTTGCTCACTCTTCCCCTCAGAGTTTTGCTGTTTGGTAGTTACGGATTTGGTTTGGTTAGATTGGTAATTCTAGTCCAAAGTCTTGACCTACTTAATAGCTGGGACAATTGGTGTACCTGTTACATCATAAGTACCCAGTCTAGTTCTACATTTATTATTAAGTATTtgcttaacttttttttccttttttcttttttggtggtgTTAGAGATCTCCCAGAGCCTTGTGTGTGTTCAGCAAGTGCTCTATCCCTGAGCCGCCTCCTCCtccactcatctctctctctcttttcctgtgaGGCAGGTCCCAGGAAGCCTAGGCTCGCCTGGAGCTCCTCTCCCACCTGCCTCCATTGCTGAGGCCTGGACCTATGTCCAGGCTCATTGGCTCTCAGTAGTGAGTTTATGAAATAGTAATTCTACATCCATTATTTTGTTAGAGGGTTTTAAAATGGTGAGTTCTAATCAGTATTCATTACTACTGACTTTTACAAAGAAGCCCTTACCAAATAAAAGCATTCCTCAGACGCTGTTGTGGGTCAGTCTGTGAGCACTGGGAAAGCAGGGGCATGAGGTGTGCAGAGCTGGAATAGCTGTAGCCTGTTAAGCTTTAAAGGTGTGGACTAACTGTAAAATACATAATTGCTAAAATGTGGGAAAGATTACCtaactattgaaaaaaaaaatgtcaccaagtAGACTTGTTCAATGCAGCGTTAGCAGAGACCTTCAGTTGGTCAAGGACACATTGTGAAGGACGCTGACATGGGAATGTGCTGGGCTGAGGTGAACATGTTGTGTAGGgaaacatgcatgcagacatagtGTATAGGAAAAGGTGCATGCAGTTCTTTTTTGATAAGTATTTTGTGTGCTTGCAtatctgtgcactatgtgtgcctggtgcctgtggaagccaggagaggaggcTGCATTCTCTggtactgaagttacagacagctctGAGCTGCTGTGTGGTTCCAAGGTCCTTTGGAATTCAGCCTGTGCTTTCAATCTCTGAACctcttctccagccccaaaatgaTGGGcttaactatctatctatctatttatttatgtataatatttagctgtgtgtggtggcacacgcccttaatcccagcacctaagaggcagagacagacagacctctaagtttgaggccaccttgatttacagagtaagttccaggacagccagggctacacagagaaatcctgtttcaaaaagaaaaaaagaaagaaaaaaaagttgtattttatgtgaatgttttgcctgcggAGGAATGTTTACCACATTCGTACTTGGTATATgaggaggttagaagagggcattggatttcctggaattgtagtggattgttgtgagccaccatataggtgctaacaactgaacccaggtcctctgcaagaactagtgcttttaaatattgaatcatctctccagcctcaagatgCTGAATCCTTTATAGGTTTTCATTATTGAGTTCCTATCTTGAGTGACTCCATATGTGCCCATAGCTTTTATGAGGAGGGCAGGCATCATAGGTGCTTACGTACTTGACACCATCTTTTCCACACACGGTTCCCGATGGTCACAGCGCTACATCTTTGGTCAGTCTGAGGGCCTTAAATTCAGCTCCTGTCTCATTTCTTGGGCtgggcaagctctctaccactagATAACAATCCCACCACTCATGTGCCCTTTGATCTGTACCTAGTAGTTTATGTCTCCAGTTCTCTTCTGTGGTGATTTTTTCCCTCAGGAGCCCTGGTTTTCAAAGGAGTTTAATGTCTTGACGGGATTTTTGTAGGAGAACTTTGGTGTGTCTAGTCCAGGGTGTTGCTGAAAATGGAGACCTCTCTGCTATTGTAGTTTTTGTGTAGGTGTCTATTAGCTTTCTAATAATGTGACAAAACTCCAAGATCAAAAGCAAGGTGAAGTAGAAAGGGCTAGACCATGTCCAGGGATGTCAGGTC contains:
- the Kifc1 gene encoding kinesin-like protein KIFC1; the encoded protein is MRGRGSRDTGTLPAAFASRPVRTTMDVQAQRPPLLEVKRNIELKPSLVKHSSQLPLSASRLKRGPGQMEDASEPAKKRARGMAAVTKVDTSRPRGPLLSTVSQTQGHTAAQKGPKKTGPRGCSTVGTVLRNQKPAPAAPAQKPATSTAPVVGKRPGKRPAWDLKGQLCDLNEELKRYREKTQTLDQENRGLREQLREVQEQATTLGTERNTLEGELASVRTRAEQDQQRLETLSARVLELEECLGTTERLVQELQREQLQLQEERNTLSTQLEERERRFQAAEAALSSSQEEVVCLRQKTEAQVTLLAEQGDRLYGLEMERRRLHNQLQELKGNIRVFCRVRPVLAGESTPSPGFLVFPPGPAGPSDPPTRLSLSRSDDRRSTLTGAPAPSTRHDFSFDRVFPPGSKQEEVFEEISMLVQSALDGYPVCIFAYGQTGSGKTFTMEGGPRGDPQLEGLIPRAMRHLFSVAQEMSGQGWTYSFVASYVEIYNETVRDLLATGTRKGQGGECEIRRASPGSEELTVTNARYVPVSCEKEVEALLHLAHQNRAVARTAQNERSSRSHSVFQLQISGEHVARGLQCGAPLNLVDLAGSERLDPGIPLGPGERDRLRETQAINSSLSTLGLVIMALSNKESHVPYRNSKLTYLLQNSLGGSAKMLMFVNISPLEENVSESLNSLRFASKVNQCVIGTAQANKK